Proteins found in one Methylobacter sp. S3L5C genomic segment:
- a CDS encoding OmpH family outer membrane protein, protein MKTKISLFLGLMFFANASFADLKIGFVNIPAVLEKAPQAEKAKKRLEQKFSPRDKQLVTQQKEIQGMEEKLAKDASVMSDSEKNNLEKDIINKKRDAKRSQQEFSEDFNASRNEELGKLQRRIVEAVRNIAKDDEYDLLLTDGVIYAKDQFDITAQVQKKLSTMPE, encoded by the coding sequence ATGAAAACAAAAATTTCTTTATTTTTAGGGCTGATGTTTTTTGCAAATGCCAGTTTTGCAGATTTAAAAATTGGTTTTGTCAACATACCTGCTGTTCTTGAAAAAGCGCCTCAAGCTGAAAAAGCCAAAAAACGTTTGGAACAAAAATTTTCACCAAGAGACAAACAATTGGTTACTCAACAAAAAGAAATTCAGGGCATGGAAGAAAAACTGGCCAAGGATGCTTCAGTAATGAGTGATTCCGAGAAAAATAATCTTGAAAAAGACATTATCAATAAGAAAAGGGATGCAAAAAGATCTCAGCAGGAATTTAGCGAGGATTTTAATGCCAGCCGTAATGAAGAGTTGGGTAAATTGCAACGTCGCATCGTTGAAGCCGTTCGAAACATAGCTAAAGATGATGAATATGATTTGCTGCTGACTGATGGTGTTATCTACGCTAAAGACCAGTTTGATATTACTGCCCAAGTTCAGAAAAAACTGTCAACAATGCCTGAGTAA
- the bamA gene encoding outer membrane protein assembly factor BamA, with protein MKSNTFSRLLLLGLLVSQGVKGDEEFVVKDIQVKGLQRISLGTVYNYLPVNVGEKFSLDNVSPAIKALFKTGFFKDVTLEREGSTLIVKVVERPSIAKIIFEGNKDLSKDDLTKALDKIGLAEGKIFDRQVLDKVEQELTRQYLSHGKYGLKIKTDVSNLTRNRVGIHIKISEGRVTKIKQINVVGNNAFDDKTLIGKFELSTSNLLSFYTKDDQYSKQKLAGDLETLRSYYLDRGYVNFAVESTQVAITPDKKDIYVTINIKEGDVYKLSKVKLAGNLVVAPDELIKLVSIGPTEIFSRKSATETSKAIQDRLGDEGYAFANVNMVPEINESQKTVDMTFFVDPGKRVYVHQINMSGNTKTRDEVLRREMRQMEASWASSSKIERSKTRLERLGYFETVNVETPPVVGTSDQIDVNYKVVEKASGNLSAGVGFSQVQGIVLNANIAQDNIFGSGKRVNIAFNNSSYLTSYQFGFFNPYFTTDGVSQGYNLGYTKRNAGAINIANYNTNIANAGINFGIPLNEFDQLRFDTDVKHTTLGTTYYSSNEIKNFIAEQGDKFFTLGQSVSWSHDTLNRALFPNKGGQQRLSGLITVPGSDLEYYKIGYRHQHYFPLAKDFTFKLNGEVGYGGGYGNTNALPFFENYFAGGTGSIRGFKNNTLGPRDSNGYPLGGTTKIMANAELFFPVPFMAETKSIRLGTFFDAGSLNDSFSINNLKYSAGISGEWLSPFGALSVSAAYPLNKGTYTYNNAAPGAPANDITANDQTQFFQFNFGQNF; from the coding sequence ATGAAATCAAATACTTTTTCTCGCTTATTATTGTTGGGTCTGCTTGTGTCGCAGGGGGTTAAAGGTGATGAAGAATTCGTTGTTAAGGATATTCAGGTCAAAGGTCTGCAACGCATCTCTTTAGGTACTGTTTACAACTATCTTCCCGTTAATGTCGGCGAAAAGTTTTCTTTGGATAATGTTTCACCAGCCATTAAGGCCTTGTTTAAGACAGGTTTTTTTAAAGATGTGACTTTGGAAAGAGAAGGTTCAACGTTAATTGTCAAGGTAGTGGAGCGTCCATCCATAGCAAAAATAATTTTTGAAGGCAATAAAGATCTGAGTAAAGATGATCTGACCAAGGCCTTGGATAAAATTGGTTTGGCTGAAGGTAAAATATTTGACAGGCAAGTTCTTGACAAGGTGGAGCAGGAATTAACACGCCAATACTTGAGTCATGGTAAATATGGCTTAAAAATTAAAACAGATGTGTCGAATTTGACAAGGAATCGTGTCGGTATCCATATTAAAATTTCTGAGGGTAGGGTTACCAAAATCAAGCAGATTAATGTAGTTGGTAATAATGCTTTTGATGATAAAACCCTGATAGGGAAATTTGAACTAAGCACGTCCAATTTATTATCTTTTTACACGAAGGATGATCAGTATTCCAAACAAAAGTTAGCTGGCGATTTAGAGACTCTTAGGTCTTATTATCTGGATCGCGGTTATGTTAATTTTGCAGTTGAATCTACTCAGGTAGCCATCACGCCGGATAAAAAAGATATATACGTCACTATTAACATCAAAGAGGGTGACGTTTACAAGCTGTCCAAGGTAAAGTTGGCCGGTAATTTGGTGGTAGCACCTGATGAATTAATTAAACTGGTTAGCATCGGGCCAACCGAGATATTCTCCAGAAAAAGTGCAACTGAAACCTCAAAGGCCATTCAGGATCGTTTGGGTGATGAGGGTTATGCTTTTGCCAACGTTAATATGGTGCCTGAAATTAACGAAAGCCAAAAAACAGTAGATATGACTTTTTTTGTTGATCCTGGCAAGCGTGTTTATGTTCACCAAATTAATATGAGTGGTAACACTAAAACCCGTGATGAAGTGCTGCGCCGAGAAATGCGTCAAATGGAAGCCAGTTGGGCATCGAGTTCTAAAATTGAACGCTCAAAAACACGTCTTGAACGGTTGGGTTATTTTGAAACAGTCAATGTAGAAACGCCACCGGTGGTAGGTACTTCTGATCAGATTGATGTTAATTACAAGGTAGTGGAGAAGGCTTCAGGTAATTTGTCGGCGGGTGTCGGTTTTTCCCAAGTTCAAGGGATAGTATTAAATGCCAATATTGCTCAGGATAATATCTTTGGTTCGGGTAAGCGGGTCAACATAGCGTTTAATAACAGCTCTTATTTGACCAGTTATCAGTTTGGCTTTTTTAATCCTTATTTTACAACGGATGGCGTTAGTCAGGGTTATAATCTGGGCTATACCAAGCGAAATGCCGGAGCCATCAATATTGCCAACTACAATACCAATATTGCGAATGCCGGTATTAACTTTGGCATTCCCTTAAATGAATTCGATCAGTTACGCTTTGATACCGATGTAAAGCACACTACCTTGGGAACCACTTATTACTCTTCCAATGAAATTAAAAACTTTATTGCCGAGCAAGGTGACAAATTTTTTACCCTTGGTCAGTCCGTGAGTTGGTCTCACGATACACTTAACAGGGCTTTGTTTCCCAATAAAGGCGGGCAGCAAAGATTATCCGGCTTAATAACGGTTCCCGGTAGTGATCTGGAATATTATAAAATAGGTTATCGGCATCAACATTATTTTCCTTTAGCCAAGGATTTTACCTTCAAGTTGAATGGAGAAGTCGGTTATGGCGGAGGTTATGGAAATACCAACGCCTTACCTTTCTTTGAAAATTATTTCGCCGGCGGTACCGGATCAATACGTGGCTTTAAAAATAATACGCTGGGACCCAGGGATTCTAATGGTTACCCGCTCGGTGGCACGACTAAAATAATGGCTAATGCAGAGTTGTTTTTTCCGGTACCTTTTATGGCGGAAACCAAGTCGATCAGATTGGGAACATTTTTTGACGCGGGTTCATTGAATGATAGTTTTAGCATCAATAATCTGAAATATTCTGCAGGTATTTCCGGTGAGTGGTTGTCGCCATTCGGTGCGTTATCGGTGAGTGCGGCATATCCCTTGAATAAAGGAACGTATACCTATAATAATGCCGCTCCTGGTGCACCCGCTAACGATATCACTGCAAATGATCAAACACAGTTCTTTCAATTCAATTTTGGTCAGAATTTCTGA
- the epmA gene encoding EF-P lysine aminoacylase EpmA has protein sequence MPNEWRPTCSIELLRLRAQVLNDIRQFFSARAVLEVETPLLGNSCGTDPQLDFFTTDFCLAPLQQALFLQTSPEFAMKRLLAAGSGSIYQIGKAFRNGESGRFHNPEFTMLEWYQVGFTLPQLMDEIAELLAVLFAGRKVLSPTQRFSYQEAFQIYTGLNSLEFSYQDYCAYARCNDLPEAVDICGIDHGLWLDFIFSHQVQPNLGENAVCMVYDYPSCQSSLARVNECNPQVTDRVEIFINGIELGNGYYELIDSQEQSRRFDEEIVVREQRKRPVTVKDKHLVAALEAGLPECSGMAIGLDRLLMLMTNSTTINEVLNFPVDRA, from the coding sequence GTGCCAAATGAGTGGCGGCCAACTTGCTCCATAGAGTTATTGCGCTTAAGAGCGCAAGTACTTAACGATATACGGCAGTTTTTTTCAGCAAGAGCGGTGCTTGAAGTAGAGACGCCATTGCTGGGTAATAGCTGTGGAACAGATCCACAATTAGACTTTTTTACGACTGATTTTTGTTTAGCCCCACTACAACAGGCCTTGTTTTTACAAACATCGCCTGAGTTTGCCATGAAACGCTTGCTTGCTGCCGGTAGTGGGTCTATCTATCAAATTGGCAAAGCATTCAGGAATGGTGAATCAGGACGCTTTCATAATCCTGAATTTACCATGTTGGAATGGTATCAGGTTGGCTTTACCTTGCCTCAATTAATGGATGAAATTGCCGAGTTATTGGCTGTTTTGTTTGCGGGCCGTAAAGTTTTAAGTCCGACACAACGATTTAGTTATCAGGAAGCATTTCAAATTTATACGGGTTTAAATTCTTTAGAATTTTCTTATCAGGATTACTGTGCTTATGCACGGTGTAATGATCTGCCTGAAGCGGTCGATATCTGTGGCATTGACCATGGACTATGGCTGGATTTTATTTTTAGTCATCAGGTTCAGCCAAACTTGGGTGAAAATGCTGTGTGTATGGTTTATGATTATCCGTCCTGCCAGTCGTCATTAGCACGTGTTAATGAATGCAACCCGCAAGTTACCGATCGAGTCGAGATTTTTATCAATGGCATTGAATTAGGTAATGGTTATTATGAATTAATCGATTCGCAAGAACAAAGCCGACGATTCGATGAAGAAATTGTTGTCAGGGAGCAAAGAAAGCGTCCTGTTACCGTTAAGGACAAGCATCTTGTTGCTGCGTTGGAAGCGGGGTTGCCTGAATGTTCCGGCATGGCTATAGGTTTGGATCGTTTACTGATGTTAATGACCAACAGTACGACGATTAATGAGGTACTTAATTTCCCTGTAGACAGGGCTTAA
- the efp gene encoding elongation factor P, with product MASYSTNEFKAGLKVMLDNDPCAIIENEFVKPGKGQAFNRVKIRNLKTGRVIERTFKSGDSLEGADVVDVAMQYLYNDGEFRHFMVPDTFEQYQCDEKSIGDTSKWLKDQDSCTVTLWNDAPLAVSPPNFVELAIVETDPGVRGDTSGGGGKPAVLETGAVVRVPLFVQQGEVIKVDTRTGEYISRVKE from the coding sequence ATGGCCAGTTATAGTACCAATGAATTTAAAGCCGGATTAAAAGTTATGTTGGATAATGACCCCTGCGCAATTATTGAAAATGAATTTGTAAAGCCGGGTAAGGGTCAGGCCTTTAATCGGGTCAAAATCAGAAACCTTAAAACAGGGCGAGTGATTGAGAGAACTTTTAAATCAGGTGACTCTCTTGAAGGCGCTGATGTAGTTGATGTTGCGATGCAATATCTGTATAACGATGGCGAGTTTAGACACTTTATGGTGCCGGATACGTTTGAGCAGTATCAATGTGATGAAAAATCCATTGGTGATACCAGTAAATGGCTTAAAGATCAGGATTCTTGTACTGTTACTTTATGGAATGACGCACCTTTAGCGGTATCACCGCCCAATTTTGTTGAGTTAGCGATAGTTGAAACTGATCCGGGTGTGCGTGGAGACACTTCTGGTGGTGGTGGCAAGCCTGCTGTTTTGGAGACTGGTGCGGTAGTTAGAGTGCCGTTATTCGTGCAGCAAGGTGAGGTCATTAAGGTTGATACCCGCACCGGTGAGTATATTTCACGTGTGAAAGAATAG
- the epmB gene encoding EF-P beta-lysylation protein EpmB, whose amino-acid sequence MPEDLNETLHFTKNWQQQLAEAFNDIEGLCHYLRLSVNDLPVSVAAAENFPLRVPLSFAASMQKGNPNDPLLRQVLPIKNELFAYPGFSNDPVGDLASTTQTGVLHKYHGRVLFINTGSCAINCRYCFRRNFPYADLQLSKQNENAGIQYIQDNPDISEVILSGGDPLLLSDTRLAKLVTQLNAIPHLKRIRIHTRLPIVLPARITDGLINTLTQSTKQMVIVVHCNHANEISPRVITAFKLLRNRGITLFNQSVLLKDVNDNVAVLCELSEQLFGQGIIPYYLHLLDKATGTGHFEVSETVAIDLIKQVQATLPGYLVPKLVTEQAGALSKQTIL is encoded by the coding sequence ATGCCAGAAGACCTTAACGAAACCCTGCACTTTACTAAAAACTGGCAACAACAACTAGCCGAAGCCTTTAATGATATTGAGGGCTTATGCCATTACCTGCGCTTATCAGTTAATGACTTACCTGTTTCAGTTGCTGCTGCCGAAAACTTCCCGTTACGGGTTCCCTTAAGCTTTGCTGCCAGCATGCAAAAAGGTAATCCGAATGATCCTTTATTACGGCAAGTATTGCCGATTAAAAACGAATTATTTGCATACCCCGGGTTTAGCAATGATCCGGTGGGTGATCTTGCCTCTACGACTCAAACCGGTGTTTTACACAAATATCATGGCCGGGTTTTATTTATCAACACCGGCAGTTGTGCCATTAACTGCCGATATTGTTTCCGCCGCAACTTCCCTTATGCCGATCTTCAACTAAGTAAACAGAATGAAAATGCCGGAATTCAGTATATTCAAGATAACCCTGATATCTCGGAAGTTATTTTAAGCGGGGGCGACCCGTTGTTACTAAGTGATACAAGATTAGCAAAACTTGTTACTCAATTAAACGCCATCCCGCATTTAAAACGTATCCGGATACACACACGCTTACCTATCGTTTTACCGGCACGAATAACCGATGGCCTCATTAACACCTTAACTCAAAGCACCAAACAAATGGTAATAGTCGTGCACTGCAACCATGCCAATGAAATAAGCCCGCGCGTCATTACTGCCTTTAAGCTACTGAGAAATAGAGGCATTACCTTATTTAATCAGTCAGTCTTGTTAAAAGACGTTAACGATAACGTAGCTGTTCTATGCGAATTGAGTGAACAACTTTTCGGTCAAGGCATTATCCCTTATTATCTACACCTACTCGATAAAGCTACTGGAACCGGACATTTTGAAGTCTCTGAGACGGTAGCAATAGATCTTATCAAGCAGGTACAAGCCACCCTACCCGGTTACCTTGTACCAAAATTGGTTACAGAACAGGCAGGAGCGCTATCCAAACAAACCATTCTATAA
- the corA gene encoding magnesium/cobalt transporter CorA — MSKSLSFSSEKSGLPPGSLVHVGEVHAHEHKISVVNYNKSTLTRHTVKSIEELLPYKTTDTITWVIVDGLKDVSIIDAIGHYFDIHSLVLEDILNTHQRPKFEEFNDYLYIVIKAITLSNKNFNIGYEQISLLILNNFVFTFIEKPNELFNPILNRLDNDKSQIRNLGTDYLAYLIMDTVVDEYFAVQDTFDNLIESVEETLLSNPSSATLAAIQKIKRELIFLRRSVSPLRELLAGIQRSESLLINEKTRRYFSDVYDHAIRIIEAIESYRDLISGMLDIYLSSVSNKMNETMKVLTVFASIFIPLTFIAGVYGMNFEYMPELKWRWSYPVLWIFFISVSVFLLRFFKKKKWL; from the coding sequence ATGTCTAAATCACTTAGCTTCTCTTCTGAAAAATCAGGCTTGCCACCCGGATCGCTAGTGCATGTTGGCGAAGTCCATGCGCATGAGCATAAAATTTCTGTGGTAAATTACAATAAATCGACTTTAACAAGACACACTGTCAAGTCTATCGAAGAACTTCTACCCTACAAAACAACCGATACCATAACATGGGTAATTGTTGACGGCTTAAAAGATGTTTCCATTATTGATGCCATAGGCCACTATTTTGATATACATTCATTAGTGCTCGAAGATATTCTCAATACCCATCAGCGGCCAAAATTTGAGGAATTTAATGATTATCTGTATATCGTTATTAAAGCAATTACCTTAAGTAACAAAAACTTTAACATCGGCTATGAACAAATCAGCTTATTGATATTAAATAACTTCGTATTTACTTTTATAGAAAAACCTAACGAACTATTTAATCCCATTCTAAATCGCCTTGATAACGATAAAAGTCAAATCAGAAACCTGGGCACTGATTATCTTGCCTATCTTATTATGGATACCGTTGTTGATGAATATTTTGCCGTACAAGATACCTTTGATAATCTGATCGAATCCGTTGAGGAGACATTACTATCTAATCCGTCATCAGCAACCTTGGCAGCCATCCAGAAAATCAAGCGTGAATTAATTTTTTTACGCCGGTCAGTATCGCCTCTACGTGAATTATTGGCAGGCATTCAACGCAGTGAATCGCTCTTAATCAATGAAAAAACGCGACGTTATTTCAGTGATGTTTATGATCACGCCATACGTATTATTGAAGCGATAGAATCTTATCGCGATTTAATCTCGGGTATGCTGGATATTTATTTATCCAGTGTCAGTAATAAAATGAATGAAACCATGAAAGTTCTTACCGTGTTTGCCTCAATATTTATTCCATTAACTTTTATCGCGGGCGTTTATGGTATGAACTTTGAATATATGCCGGAATTAAAATGGCGGTGGAGCTATCCGGTATTGTGGATTTTTTTTATTAGTGTCTCGGTGTTTTTGCTGCGCTTTTTTAAAAAGAAGAAATGGCTTTAG
- a CDS encoding RNA pyrophosphohydrolase — MIDSKGYRPNVGIILCNDEGRVFWAKRMGVNAWQFPQGGINDNEDPEAAMYRELWEETGLQQQHVQVLGRTRYWLRYQLPERYIRKSSMPLCIGQKQIWYMLRLITADSTVRFDHCAKPEFDSWRWVDYWEPLNDVVYFKRKVYQKAMIELGAILATESVPVSAVSYLAKDHKGFKVKGSRSK, encoded by the coding sequence ATGATAGACTCTAAAGGATACCGACCTAATGTCGGAATCATCCTTTGCAATGACGAGGGTCGCGTGTTTTGGGCAAAACGAATGGGCGTGAACGCATGGCAGTTTCCGCAAGGCGGAATAAATGATAACGAAGACCCTGAAGCAGCGATGTATCGAGAATTGTGGGAAGAAACAGGGCTGCAGCAGCAGCATGTACAAGTATTAGGGCGCACGCGCTATTGGTTAAGGTATCAGTTGCCCGAGCGTTATATCAGAAAGAGTTCCATGCCTTTATGTATAGGCCAAAAGCAAATCTGGTATATGTTGAGGCTGATAACAGCGGACTCAACGGTACGTTTTGATCATTGTGCCAAGCCGGAGTTTGATAGCTGGCGCTGGGTCGATTATTGGGAGCCGCTTAATGATGTCGTGTATTTCAAACGTAAGGTTTATCAAAAAGCCATGATTGAGCTGGGCGCTATTCTGGCGACAGAATCTGTGCCGGTTAGTGCGGTCAGTTATTTGGCAAAAGACCATAAGGGTTTCAAAGTGAAGGGTTCAAGGTCAAAATAA
- a CDS encoding HAD family phosphatase, whose translation MSLAIFDLDNTLIADDSDYLWGQFLVDQGVVDKNYYESANIKFYDDYKQGTLDIIEFLRFSLHPLANNDPEQLYQWRRQFIQDIITPILLKPAQELIAKHKDRGDTLLVITATNRFVTEPIVKLYGIDNLLATTPEFVDGRYTGRFNGIPCFQEGKVKLLEEWLKTSDETMQDSWFYSDSHNDLPLLKWVDNPVAVDPDEKLTAFAKAADWPIISLRQGKCPSEHFHK comes from the coding sequence GTGAGTTTAGCAATTTTTGATTTAGATAATACCCTGATAGCCGATGACAGCGATTACTTATGGGGACAGTTTCTTGTTGACCAAGGCGTAGTGGATAAAAATTACTACGAAAGCGCCAATATCAAATTTTATGATGACTATAAACAAGGCACGCTGGATATTATTGAGTTTCTGCGCTTTTCATTGCACCCATTAGCCAATAATGATCCTGAGCAACTATACCAATGGCGGAGGCAATTTATACAAGACATTATCACACCGATATTATTAAAACCCGCACAAGAACTGATCGCCAAACATAAAGACAGGGGCGATACGTTACTGGTTATTACCGCAACCAACCGCTTTGTTACCGAGCCTATCGTCAAACTTTATGGCATTGACAATTTATTGGCAACAACGCCTGAATTTGTCGATGGCAGGTATACCGGTCGCTTTAATGGCATTCCGTGTTTTCAGGAAGGCAAAGTCAAACTATTGGAAGAATGGTTAAAAACCTCAGACGAAACCATGCAGGATAGCTGGTTTTATAGTGACTCGCATAACGACCTGCCATTACTTAAATGGGTCGATAATCCTGTTGCCGTTGATCCTGATGAAAAACTAACCGCATTTGCCAAGGCGGCTGATTGGCCTATCATCAGCTTAAGACAGGGAAAGTGTCCATCCGAACATTTTCATAAGTAA
- a CDS encoding lipoprotein, with the protein MKTSQFFLFLVACSALTGCGQIGPLYLPGTDSPVYVPPESKVEPEPELKPEPKPEENK; encoded by the coding sequence ATGAAAACCAGTCAATTTTTCCTCTTTTTAGTCGCGTGTTCAGCTTTAACAGGCTGCGGGCAAATAGGACCACTTTATCTGCCAGGCACGGACTCACCTGTTTATGTGCCACCTGAGTCAAAAGTTGAGCCTGAACCTGAATTAAAACCAGAACCTAAACCCGAAGAAAACAAGTAA
- the lysA gene encoding diaminopimelate decarboxylase, whose protein sequence is MDYFNYRNNELYAEDVPVQDIISKYGSPCYIYSRATLERHWKAFDLAFGNQAHLICYAVKANSNIALLNLLARLGSGFDIVSLGELQRVIAAGGDAGKIVFSGVGKREDEILAALKIGIRCFNIEVSDELDRINRLAEQLGVIAPVSFRVNPDVDAKTHPYISTGLKENKFGIDIEQALAQYRRAATMPNINIIGIDCHIGSQLTETRPFLDALDKILDLVSTLKADGIHLHHLDLGGGLGIRYNEEQPPEPADYIKAVLERLGKTDFEILLEPGRAIVGNAGILVTQVEYLKPTAHKNFAIVDAAMNDLVRPSLYSAWQEIIPVNQQSNAPEQVWDIVGPVCETGDFLGKDRNLKLSQGDLLAIRSSGAYGFSMSSNYNSRPRVAELMVDGDQVYLARERESIAQLWAGEQLLP, encoded by the coding sequence ATGGATTATTTTAATTACCGAAACAATGAGCTTTACGCCGAAGATGTCCCTGTGCAGGATATTATTTCCAAATACGGTAGCCCTTGTTATATTTATTCCAGAGCCACGTTAGAAAGGCACTGGAAAGCTTTTGATCTGGCGTTCGGCAATCAGGCACATTTAATCTGCTATGCCGTAAAAGCAAATTCCAATATTGCCTTGCTTAATCTGCTTGCCCGTTTGGGCTCAGGTTTTGATATTGTTTCGCTAGGTGAACTGCAACGCGTCATTGCTGCTGGCGGCGATGCCGGAAAAATTGTTTTTTCAGGCGTTGGTAAACGTGAAGATGAGATTTTGGCGGCACTAAAAATCGGCATACGCTGTTTTAATATTGAAGTCAGCGATGAACTGGATCGAATTAACCGTCTCGCAGAACAATTAGGGGTTATTGCACCCGTGTCTTTTCGGGTCAATCCTGATGTTGATGCCAAAACGCATCCATATATTTCTACCGGCTTAAAAGAAAATAAATTTGGTATCGATATTGAACAGGCATTAGCCCAATATCGCCGCGCAGCGACTATGCCAAACATCAATATTATTGGTATAGACTGTCATATAGGCTCACAACTGACTGAAACACGGCCATTTCTGGATGCTCTGGATAAAATCCTTGACCTGGTTTCTACCCTGAAAGCCGACGGCATTCATCTGCATCACCTGGATTTGGGCGGCGGACTCGGTATCCGTTACAACGAAGAACAACCACCCGAACCTGCTGATTATATAAAAGCAGTTTTAGAGCGCCTCGGGAAAACCGATTTTGAAATTTTACTGGAACCTGGTCGGGCCATTGTTGGTAATGCAGGCATTTTAGTGACTCAGGTTGAATACCTGAAGCCCACCGCGCATAAAAACTTTGCTATCGTTGATGCTGCCATGAATGATTTGGTACGCCCATCGCTTTATAGCGCCTGGCAGGAAATTATTCCAGTCAATCAGCAAAGTAACGCACCCGAGCAAGTGTGGGATATAGTCGGGCCAGTCTGTGAAACCGGTGATTTTTTAGGTAAAGACCGTAACCTTAAGTTATCTCAAGGAGATTTGTTGGCAATACGCTCATCGGGGGCTTATGGTTTTTCCATGAGTTCCAATTACAACTCCAGACCACGCGTCGCTGAATTAATGGTCGATGGCGATCAGGTTTATTTAGCCAGGGAAAGAGAAAGTATTGCACAGCTGTGGGCTGGCGAGCAGTTATTACCCTGA
- the dapF gene encoding diaminopimelate epimerase: protein MINFTKMHGLGNDFVVIDAINQQISLTPEQIRLLSDRHFGIGFDQLLLVEKPANDNADFKYRIFNADGSEVAQCGNGARCFARFVRDKKLSDKNEIRVDTNSGQLLLRFNDNGLITVNMGIPKHKPAEIPMLVEYESFAYSVCVNAMEATFGAVSMGNPHAVIQVSDVKNAPLAELGQALESHAVFPERANIGFMQIIDRKRIKLRVYERGAAETLACGSGACAAVVIGIEQNLLDQDVCVELPGGELTINWSGRNEPVLMTGPAISVFDGSIKL from the coding sequence ATGATTAACTTCACTAAAATGCACGGTCTAGGCAATGATTTTGTGGTCATTGACGCGATCAATCAACAAATATCCTTAACGCCTGAACAAATCCGGCTCCTGTCTGATCGCCATTTCGGCATTGGCTTTGACCAACTATTACTGGTCGAGAAACCAGCCAATGATAATGCCGATTTTAAATACCGGATTTTTAACGCGGACGGTAGTGAAGTCGCGCAATGTGGTAATGGCGCGCGCTGCTTTGCGCGTTTTGTGCGCGATAAAAAGCTGTCTGATAAAAATGAAATACGCGTTGATACCAACTCAGGTCAATTGCTGCTACGTTTTAATGATAATGGCCTGATAACTGTCAATATGGGCATTCCAAAACATAAGCCTGCTGAAATTCCCATGCTTGTAGAGTACGAATCTTTTGCTTATAGCGTCTGTGTTAACGCAATGGAAGCAACTTTTGGTGCTGTTTCCATGGGTAATCCACATGCAGTTATTCAGGTCAGTGATGTTAAAAATGCCCCCTTAGCTGAGTTGGGCCAAGCTTTGGAAAGCCATGCTGTTTTTCCTGAACGTGCCAATATAGGCTTTATGCAGATCATTGATCGGAAGCGTATTAAGCTCCGCGTTTATGAACGAGGTGCAGCTGAAACCCTGGCTTGCGGCAGCGGTGCTTGTGCCGCTGTCGTTATCGGTATTGAGCAGAATCTCCTGGATCAGGATGTCTGTGTTGAACTACCCGGTGGAGAGCTAACCATTAACTGGTCAGGCCGTAATGAGCCAGTGTTGATGACTGGACCTGCTATTTCTGTTTTTGATGGAAGCATTAAGCTATGA
- a CDS encoding DUF484 family protein, translated as MNEKKTRLSTAQIEDYLQHHPDFFHEHLSLLEKMSVPHPSGTAISLISKQLELFRSKHYEMESQLNALIEIARDNDTSFIRMHKLTLALLDTSTLKQAIANLDNVLADYFLTDFVAVRIIKQCPESAVANLFIEPGSEDLQPFLKILASNQPICGRPTLRQAKVLFGDAALEVKSCAIIPMNFTELDGILAIGSREEERFQYSMGNLFLTQMSEIIGTRLISLLRQSSNAC; from the coding sequence ATGAATGAAAAAAAAACAAGGCTCAGTACCGCTCAAATTGAAGACTATTTACAACATCACCCAGACTTCTTCCATGAGCATTTAAGCTTACTTGAAAAAATGAGCGTTCCCCATCCCAGCGGAACGGCAATCTCCCTGATTTCAAAACAGCTGGAGCTGTTCAGAAGCAAACATTATGAAATGGAAAGCCAGCTTAATGCGCTGATAGAAATAGCCCGTGACAACGATACTTCTTTTATTCGCATGCATAAGCTCACATTGGCTTTACTCGATACATCAACATTGAAACAAGCCATCGCCAATCTTGATAATGTCCTGGCCGATTACTTTCTAACCGACTTTGTCGCTGTACGTATCATTAAACAATGTCCTGAATCAGCTGTTGCCAATTTATTCATCGAACCTGGAAGCGAAGATCTGCAACCATTTCTTAAAATACTTGCCAGTAACCAACCAATATGCGGCCGACCGACTTTGAGGCAGGCAAAAGTTCTATTTGGTGATGCCGCTCTGGAAGTAAAGTCTTGCGCCATTATCCCCATGAATTTTACCGAACTTGACGGTATTCTGGCGATAGGTAGTCGTGAAGAAGAGCGCTTTCAATACAGCATGGGTAATCTGTTCTTAACCCAAATGAGCGAGATCATCGGCACCCGATTGATTTCATTATTACGGCAGAGCTCCAATGCATGCTGA